The following are encoded in a window of Nakamurella sp. A5-74 genomic DNA:
- a CDS encoding ABC transporter permease, translating to MTTGASLTPVGRARSGPSPLDFFVRYGVLVIFLLVLIVFSLSIDNFVSMNTLTSVLQAQTVAGIAALGMTLTAIVGDLDLSVGGIVGLSVTVAALVMIKYALTGGTAIIVCLLTGLVAGSINAVLIVFLNIPPLLATLGMMFTAQGLKRWLVDGQTLVSGLTLPGQDAPLKGKFTAGFAAIDGNRLWGLPYSVYVFIALAVIMWIFLEATRFGRLFYAVGGNPEAARLAGTRINRYRFAAYAISGLLAAVAGIILASRLRQGDVTAGDSTLLDAVAMTLVGYAVLGAKKPNAFGTVIGALFIGVVLYGLTRLQMSYYTQDLIKGLVLIFALLISFSLRRRRRRAPAVVAPGGGAPEAVAPPVVASPVVAQSPNGTETDGHA from the coding sequence ATGACCACCGGAGCAAGCCTCACCCCGGTCGGCCGAGCCCGGTCGGGTCCGAGCCCGCTGGACTTCTTCGTGCGCTACGGCGTGCTGGTGATCTTCCTGCTGGTGCTCATCGTCTTCTCCCTCTCCATCGACAACTTCGTCTCGATGAACACCCTCACTTCTGTCCTGCAGGCACAGACGGTGGCCGGGATCGCGGCGCTGGGCATGACATTGACGGCGATCGTCGGCGACCTGGACCTGTCGGTCGGCGGCATCGTCGGTCTCTCGGTGACGGTCGCCGCGTTGGTGATGATCAAGTACGCCCTGACCGGTGGCACGGCAATCATCGTCTGCCTGCTGACCGGCCTGGTCGCCGGTTCGATCAACGCAGTGCTGATCGTGTTCCTGAACATCCCCCCGCTGCTGGCGACCCTCGGCATGATGTTCACCGCACAGGGCCTGAAGCGCTGGCTGGTGGACGGTCAGACCCTGGTCTCCGGGCTCACCCTGCCAGGTCAGGACGCGCCCCTCAAGGGCAAGTTCACCGCAGGCTTCGCCGCCATCGACGGCAACCGGTTGTGGGGTCTGCCCTACTCGGTCTACGTCTTCATCGCATTGGCCGTGATCATGTGGATCTTCCTGGAGGCCACCAGGTTCGGTCGGTTGTTCTATGCGGTCGGTGGCAACCCGGAGGCAGCCAGGCTGGCCGGCACCAGGATCAACCGCTACCGTTTCGCCGCGTACGCGATCTCCGGGCTGCTGGCGGCCGTGGCCGGCATCATCCTCGCGTCCCGACTCCGCCAGGGCGATGTCACGGCGGGTGACTCGACGCTGCTCGACGCGGTCGCGATGACGCTGGTCGGGTACGCCGTGCTGGGCGCGAAGAAGCCCAACGCATTCGGCACGGTGATCGGCGCGCTGTTCATCGGCGTGGTGCTGTACGGCCTGACCCGGCTGCAGATGAGCTACTACACCCAGGATCTGATCAAGGGCCTGGTGCTGATCTTCGCGCTGCTGATCTCATTCTCGCTGCGCCGCAGGCGACGTCGGGCACCGGCAGTGGTCGCACCGGGAGGCGGCGCACCGGAAGCCGTTGCACCGCCGGTCGTTGCATCCCCGGTTGTTGCACAGTCCCCGAACGGCACCGAGACGGACGGCCACGCATGA
- the mtnK gene encoding S-methyl-5-thioribose kinase, whose translation MSGAGAPVAAVSGRTLTVASIPEYLAARPELAAQIEVAGLQVAEVGDGNLNQVFICRGRDGRNLVLKQALPYVRLIGPSWPMTEERAAREAHAIRIHAALSDRVCSVTYYDPDWFVLALEDLTDHTVLRAHLNEGNDIGSGDNGVAAVLGRHVADVCYGTSFLAMDPEPFRLAAAAAVNSELCELTEDVIFTEPFLGADRNSVGDPRVQELVDELQADPAWVGAAMRAKRRFLTVQEALLHGDLHSGSVFVRRAADAGGDPQWSVKTFDPEFSFYGPIGFDLGLLQANLLIAAVRAQVRGDTARAAALLTDVGTAWSAFADRFHALFADRARPSKFSDDFVDGWLADIHADTQAFAGCEMSRRVIGLAKVTDLESLPTQQYVVAATAVLRLTRSLLVDGGLPDDALSFSE comes from the coding sequence ATGAGTGGCGCCGGTGCCCCGGTGGCCGCCGTGTCCGGCCGGACGCTGACCGTGGCCTCCATCCCCGAGTACCTGGCCGCTCGACCGGAGCTGGCGGCGCAGATCGAAGTGGCCGGGCTGCAGGTCGCCGAGGTCGGTGACGGGAACCTCAACCAGGTCTTCATCTGTCGGGGCCGCGATGGTCGGAACCTCGTCCTCAAGCAGGCGTTGCCCTATGTGCGACTGATCGGTCCGAGCTGGCCGATGACCGAGGAGCGTGCAGCGCGCGAGGCGCACGCCATCCGCATCCATGCCGCCCTGTCGGACCGGGTCTGTTCGGTCACGTACTACGACCCGGACTGGTTCGTGTTGGCCCTGGAGGACCTGACCGATCACACCGTGCTCCGCGCACATCTCAACGAGGGCAACGACATCGGCTCCGGTGACAATGGGGTTGCCGCCGTCCTCGGCCGTCACGTCGCCGACGTCTGTTACGGCACGTCCTTCCTGGCGATGGACCCGGAGCCGTTCCGGCTGGCGGCTGCTGCCGCGGTCAACAGCGAGCTGTGCGAGCTCACCGAGGACGTGATCTTCACCGAGCCGTTCCTGGGCGCCGACCGCAACTCGGTGGGTGATCCCCGGGTCCAGGAGCTGGTCGACGAACTGCAGGCCGACCCCGCGTGGGTCGGCGCGGCGATGCGCGCCAAGCGGCGGTTCCTGACGGTCCAGGAGGCCCTGCTGCACGGGGATCTGCACAGTGGCAGCGTCTTCGTCCGTCGGGCTGCCGACGCGGGCGGGGATCCGCAGTGGTCGGTGAAGACGTTCGATCCCGAGTTCTCCTTCTACGGTCCGATCGGCTTCGATCTCGGTCTGCTGCAGGCGAATCTGCTGATCGCCGCTGTCCGCGCCCAGGTGCGGGGCGACACAGCTCGGGCTGCAGCGTTGCTGACGGACGTCGGGACTGCCTGGTCGGCGTTCGCCGACCGGTTCCACGCTCTGTTCGCCGATCGCGCGCGGCCGTCGAAGTTCTCCGACGACTTCGTGGACGGCTGGTTGGCCGACATCCACGCCGACACCCAGGCGTTCGCCGGCTGCGAGATGTCCCGCCGGGTGATCGGACTCGCGAAGGTCACCGACCTCGAGTCGCTGCCGACCCAGCAGTACGTGGTCGCCGCCACGGCGGTCCTGCGGCTGACCCGCTCGCTGCTGGTCGACGGGGGCCTCCCGGATGATGCGCTGTCCTTCTCGGAGTGA